In Runella sp. SP2, the genomic window GCCCAAGCGACGTTTGAGTTAAAAGAAAATTCAATTTTTAAGGGTTCTGGTGTGTTTTCTGGAAAACTGTTTTTGGATTTTTATGAACACAAAAACGGTGGTATCGATTTATGGTACTATTCTCAAAATGCGCCCGCACAAGGGAGTGGCTTTAAGTTTGAAGGGAATTGGCGCAACTACAAAACCAATCAGACCAAGCCTGTCGTCTGGGCAAAGGATCTGTTCATCTTTGCCAACGATATTTTAACCGATTTTTCTATTGGTGAACGCGACGTCGAAATCAATAAAAAATACCGCCACCTCGGCTGGGACAATTACTGGGAAAACGACGAATGGTGGCACGATACCCCCACAATTCAATAAAGTCATCGAACTTTTTCCGCCTGATTCGGATTGACATTTAACCACATTATCCATTTATACTCCTACTATTACCATGGCAACATTAACCCTAATGGAAGTTTCAGAAATGAGACTCAAGCTCAAAAACCTTGAAAATCAAGTTGCTTCGGGCGAATTATCGCTGTTTGACCGTTGCGAAATTGAGGACGAGATTTTGGAATTGAAAGAACAACTTGGCGATTTTGAACGTAGTGTTTTTGATAACACAGGCGAGTGTATCAACTGCTCTGGGTAGATTTTGAGGTTTTGCAACTTCCCTACTAAACACAGAACAGATATTTACACATGAAAAAAACATTCTTAGCCCTATTTTTAGCATTATTTACTTTTGGCGCTATGGCACAATCTTCTTCCGACAAGGTACTTCGTCACGTCGTTTTATTTAAATTTAAAGACGGCACCACGGCCGAGCAAGTAAAAAAAGTAGAAGATGCTTTTCGTAAACTTCCTACCCAAATCAAAGAAATCAAAGGATTTGAGTGGGGAACTAACAATAGCCCCGAAGGTCACGACCAAGGTTTTACGCATTGCTTCTTCTTGACGTTTGCGTCGGAAGCCGACCGTGCGGTCTATTTGCCTCACCCCGACCACAAAGCTTTTGGGAAAGTCTTAGGACCTTACCTCGACAAAGTATTGGTGGTTGATTATTGGACTCAAAAATAAACCATGATAGCTTACTTACACGGTAAACTTGCTCATAAAGACCCCGCCTACGTCATCATCGACGTAGGCGGCGTTGGTTATGAAGTAAAAGTATCTCTCCAAACCTTCGGGGCACTGCCCAATGTAGGAGATGCCTGCAAAATTTATACTTACCAACAAATCCGCGAAGACGCCCACACGCTGTATGGCTTTGCCGAACCTACTGAAAAGACCTTGTTTTTGGACTTGGTGAGCGTATCGGGCGTAGGGTCAGCAACGGCGTTGATTATGCTTTCGTCATTGTCGGCACCCGAAATCAAGCAGGCGATTGTCAACGAAGACGTGAAGTTGATTCAGACCATCAAAGGAATTGGTGGAAAAACGGCTCAACGCGTCATTATTGACTTGAAGGATAAAATCAAAAAAGAGGGTTTAATAGCTCCTCAGCCCAATGTCTTTATGGCAGCCAACAGCCAAGTGCGCAGCGAAGCGCTGGCGGCTTTGGTCATGTTGGGGATTCCAAAGCCTACCGCCGAGAAGAGTGTCGATACCATTCTAAAACGCGAAGGCGACCAAATCACCGTCGAACAACTCATCAAATTGGCGCTTCGCTAGTGCCTAGCAATACGTCTTTTATACACCAAAAGGCTCCGCTAGTACTTCAACGTCGTATCGGCGGGGCTGTCGGCGGGGCCTTTGTCTTTTTTACCAAAGACCGACACATTCACGTAGCGTTTAGGATATTGACGGAAGTTGGTCATCAGTTTGTTTACACTCACAATCGTACGATTGATATTATCGTACAATGTTTGGTCTTTCAACAACTTCCCTGCCGTTCCTTGGCCTTGCTCAAGCGCAGTAAGTGATTTTTGAAGCGTAGCTACGGCCGAATTGGCTTGTGCGATTGTTTCACCCAAACGAAGCGCTTTCAACGAATCAGTCGTTGTTTTTAGATTCCCCAAAATTGGCTTAAAACTCTTTTCCGTCTCAATCAAAGAGGCCGAAAGTGCATTGACATTGGCCAAAGTAGCCGCAATGGCTTGACGATTTTGCGCAATCGTAGCATTAATCCCCGAAGCTGTTTGGTCGGTCGTCGTAAGTAGTTTATTCAATACATACCCCGTTTGGTCAAACTGCTTTACGATACGGTTCAAATTGATGATGAGCGAATCGGCATTCTTTACCACGGGCAAGGCTTGTTCTTGGAGCAACGCCTGAATCCCCTTTTCTGAATCAGCCATTAGCGTATCTCCTTGCTGAAGTTGTTTGCCGCCCGTCGCAATTTGAAGCATCAAGGCACTTCCACCCAACAACTCCGACGTCAGCATTACTTTAGAACCTTGGGTCAGCAATACATTTTTCTGAATTTCCAGGGTTACCAATACTTTATTACCACGGTCGGTCATTAGTTCAGTACTTTTTACCTGCCCTACTTGTACTCCGTTGAGTTTGATGGGGTTCGATGGCTGAAGTGAGCCCACGTTGTCATATACTACAAAATATCTGTATTTGCTCGAAAAGAAATCAGCACCTTTTAAAAAATTAAACCCAAAATAGAGCATCGACAACGCAACAATTGCCATCAACCCTACTTTTGCTTCCTTAGAAATTTTCATGAATGTGAATCGTTGATTGTTTTTATGACTACCGATCTTCTACTTCTTGCTTGTATTGCTTAAACGCCCGAAAAATAGCTTCCGCTATTTCGTCTTGGCCGTCGTCTGAATTGAGGTATTTTTCTTCCTGTGCGTGGCTAATAAACCCTGCTTCCACCAACACACTCGGCATGGCTGTTTGCCAAAGTACCATAAAACCCGCTTGTTTTACGCCACGGCTGTTGCGATCGGCATATTTTTGAAATTGGCGTTCAATTTTTCCCGCAAAACTCAGGCTACTCGCGATGTAAGCATTTTGGCGATTGGCCAACATAATATACGCCAGTGGAGAATTGGGGTTAAAACCTTTATAGCGCTCTTCGTAATTTTGCTCTAATAAGATACTGGAGTTTTCGCGTTTTGCGACTTCCAAGTTTTCATCCGACTTGTGCAGCCCCATCACGAAGGTCTCCGTTCCAGCTGGACTCTTTTTGTTTTTGGGCAAAGAGTTACAGTGAATTGAAATAAACAAATCAGCTTTACGACGATTGGCGATATTGGAACGTTCGCTCAAATCAACAAACTTATCCGAAGCGCGCGTCAGAATTATTTTCACTTCTGGCATTTCAAGTTTTATTTTTCGCGCCAGCCGCATTGTTATGTCCAAAACAATGTCTTTTTCTTTGGATATTTTTCCTTTGGCTCCCGTATCCTTTCCCCCATGCCCCGCATCCAACACGATAACATCGATACTCCCATCGGAGTCCGATTTGAAAGTAAAACTACAAAAAGTGATCCAACCAAGCAGTAATCCTATTTTGAACGTGTTCAACATGAGTGGTTCTTTAAGTTTATGGCTTATTGTGAATGAGTAAGAGAGGGTATTCGACCATAAATAAACGCTCCAAAACCTTCTAAATTTTTGTCTAATTGACAAACTTAGAAGGTTTTGGAGGATATTTTGCACAAAGAAACTCAAAAATACGGTAAATCGCACACGGAAGCGCCTATACTCCTTCCGCAACCACCTCTTTGACGGTCGGAACCATCTGCGTCAACAGGTTTTGGATACCTGCTTTGAGGGTCAGGGTTGAAGACGGGCAGCCACTGCACGAACCTTGTAAAAGTACTTTTACGACGCCCGTTTCTTCTTCAAACGAATGAAACGAAATAGCGCCCCCATCTGACTCTACCGCTGGACGCACGTAATCGTCCAACACAGTTTTGATTTGACGCACCGTTGGGCTGTCAGTATCCACAATCGTAGTGTTGCGTTCAACCGTTTTTTGCTCAAAAACAGGGTGGTTTTCTTCAAAATAAATCTTCAAAAACTGCTTGGTATCCAAAATAACCTCACCCCAGTCGGTGGTGTCATCTTTGGTAAGAGTCACGAAGTTAGACGCCAAAAATACGCGCTGCACGAAAGGAAATTGGAACAAATCTCCCGCCAAAGGTGACGACTTTCCTTCGGCCTGCGTAGCGGCTAAATCGGGATAGTCGAACGATAAGCCTTGGGGAACAAGTTCAAAATTAAAGACAAACTTCATCGAGTTTGGATTGGGGCTTGCCTCAGTATAAATAAATACGGGTTGCATAGAAAAAGTATGACTCGTTGTTTGATTCATCAAAGTAAATAGACAATCCTAAAAAGACCGTCCCCTTTGCAACAAAACTTTCGGCATTTTGGTTTGCTTGTTCGCTGTTAGCTATTTTGTGGTAACTTTGTTAGTATAGAACTTTAAACCTACAAAAATGGAAAGTATCATTGTTTATCCCAAAAATGAACAACAAACGTCTTTACTCAAATCACTCTTGAAAGAGATGAAAGTGCGTTTTGAGATAGGAAATGACGACCCAACAACTGCTTTATCCGAATCAGAGTTTATTGCTAAAATAGATAAATCGATACAGCAAGCTGAAGCTGGAAAAACAAAACATATTTCTAAGGATGAACAGAAAAAGTTTTTGGGCTTATGAGTTATTCCATAGAATTTACCGAAGAAGCCATTGATGACATTGAGAAACACAAAAGGGCTGGAGATAAAAAAGTATTAATAAAAATCGACAAACTCTTGGACGAGCTTCGAGCCCACCCAACTACAGGAACAGGAAAACCAGAAAAACTAAAGCATTACTCTGTCCCGACCTGGTCAAGAAGAATCACCGATAAGCACAGACTGATTTACAGGGTTCAAGAAGAAAAAATTATTGTGCTAGTTTTGGCCTCTTGGGGGCATTATGGCGAAAAATAACGCACAGCATTTCTTTCGTATAGGGTAATTCTCATTTGAGTTGTCATAGAAGAAAACCCTCGCTACCGCCTCTATGATTTACCTCGTCGGAACATTCATTGCGCTGTTTCTTGCCGCCATAGCCCTCACGAAAAAAGGTCGCACCACCGCCGACCTCCTCTTAGGAATCTGGATGATTGTTGTTGGTTTACACGTATTTTCGTATTACAGCTACCTCACTCAGCTCATTTATAGCTACCCCGCCTTTTTGGGTTCCAACTTTCCCTTGCCCTTTCTGCACGGCCCATTGCTGTTTTTATATACCCTCGCCCTTACTCGTCCCGAACAATTTCAGTCAAAAAGATGGCTACTCCACGGAATTTTGCCACTCAGCATCATTGCCCTCTACGCCCCTTTTTGGAGTTTATCGGCAGAGCAGAAAGTAGTAGTTTTTAAACAAGAAGGCAGAGGGTACGAAGGTGTCATGGAAATTAGTAGCCTACTACTGACGAGTTCGGGGATTTTTTACGTGGTGGCGACTCATTACCTCCTTCAAAAGCACCGCAAACGGATTTTAAACCAGTTTTCTAACCAAGAAAAAATCAATCTCAACTGGCTAAGATTTCTTTTTTATGCCATGGGGCTAATTTGGTTTTTTATCATTTTCTTACATAACGACCCCCTCATTTTCTCAAGCAGTAGCGTGTTTGTGGTACTTATCGGCTACTTTGGCATCAAGCAAACGGGAATTTTTACCCATCTCCCCATTCCCCTTGAATCGCCTTCCTCCACCCCCGAATTGGCTTTACAACTTGCCGAAGTAGAGGTCGAAGAGACTAACTCAGACCTCCAACGAAAAAAATACGCAAAATCGGGCTTAAACGAAGAACGCGCCAACGAACTTCGAGAGCGCTTGGAAGAACTGATGCTCGTTGAACGATTATTTATCGAACCCGAGTTGACACTGACCGATTTGGCCAACCGTTTAGATACGCATCCTAATTATTTATCACAGGTAATCAACGAAATAGAAGGTATTAATTTCTATGACTACATCAATCACCTGCGAGTAGAGGAATTTAAACGCCTACTGTTACTCCCCGAAAATCAACGTTTTACACTCCTTGCCATCGCTTACGGCTGCGGGTTTAACTCCAAATCGGCCTTCAACCGTTGTTTCAAGAAAACCACGGGGCTCTCCCCTTCTGAGTATGTGAAGCAATTGAAAGCGGTGTACAAATAGGTTATGGTAGCATTCTTTTTAAAACACATAGAAAACAGTAGAATAAGCACATAGCAAACATAGACAGTCTTTTGTGTGCTATGTGAAAAGAGATTCACCTTACAAGCAAGGGCGCTATGAATGTGGGAAGTGGTCATTTTTGTGACGTCATTTTTAACCACTATCACCATGAAAAAAATAGCTTGGATTCTCGTCGTTGTGCTGGCCTTTCTTGTCGGAATGATTCCGATTTCGTACCTAACCGATGTCAAACAGGGGTATTTAGAACTAAAATCTCCCGAAACACTCCGCAATACGTTTTGGCAAATCGGCTTTGTCACACACATTGCGTTTGGGTCGGTAGCCATTACAATCGGCTGGCTACAATTCAGCCATAAACTGTTGACCAACTTCCCCAAATGGCATCGGCTCATTGGCAAAATCTATGTCATCACGGGTTTACTCTGCTCAGGAGCGGGCATTTTTATTGGTTTTTATGCCCACGGCGGTCCCATCGCAATGGCGGGTTTTGTCTGCGGAGGCTGCGTTTATTTTTACACAACCCTTCAAGGTTATGTATTGATTCGAGCCAAAAACGTAGTCAAGCATCAAGCGATGATGACCTACAGCTATGCGGCCTGTCTGGGCGCGGTAAGCTTGAGAATTCTTATACCGCTCTCGGTTTTGCTCCCTTATGAATACACATCGGTGTACAACGTGGTGGCGTGGTTGAGTTGGCTATTTAATTTAGGAATTGCCTTTTGGGTCAACAAAAAAAGAGACTCACCTTACAAGCAAGGGCGCACAGCAGCGATTTGAAGGGGATGTTTGTGCCGAAATCAAACTTTTAGCACACATGTCTCTCTTCAACACAAAAACACTCCGCTATGCCTGCTTGCTCGCGGCGGGGTTTA contains:
- a CDS encoding DUF2306 domain-containing protein, with the translated sequence MKKIAWILVVVLAFLVGMIPISYLTDVKQGYLELKSPETLRNTFWQIGFVTHIAFGSVAITIGWLQFSHKLLTNFPKWHRLIGKIYVITGLLCSGAGIFIGFYAHGGPIAMAGFVCGGCVYFYTTLQGYVLIRAKNVVKHQAMMTYSYAACLGAVSLRILIPLSVLLPYEYTSVYNVVAWLSWLFNLGIAFWVNKKRDSPYKQGRTAAI
- a CDS encoding Txe/YoeB family addiction module toxin: MSYSIEFTEEAIDDIEKHKRAGDKKVLIKIDKLLDELRAHPTTGTGKPEKLKHYSVPTWSRRITDKHRLIYRVQEEKIIVLVLASWGHYGEK
- the ruvA gene encoding Holliday junction branch migration protein RuvA is translated as MIAYLHGKLAHKDPAYVIIDVGGVGYEVKVSLQTFGALPNVGDACKIYTYQQIREDAHTLYGFAEPTEKTLFLDLVSVSGVGSATALIMLSSLSAPEIKQAIVNEDVKLIQTIKGIGGKTAQRVIIDLKDKIKKEGLIAPQPNVFMAANSQVRSEALAALVMLGIPKPTAEKSVDTILKREGDQITVEQLIKLALR
- a CDS encoding NifU family protein, whose product is MQPVFIYTEASPNPNSMKFVFNFELVPQGLSFDYPDLAATQAEGKSSPLAGDLFQFPFVQRVFLASNFVTLTKDDTTDWGEVILDTKQFLKIYFEENHPVFEQKTVERNTTIVDTDSPTVRQIKTVLDDYVRPAVESDGGAISFHSFEEETGVVKVLLQGSCSGCPSSTLTLKAGIQNLLTQMVPTVKEVVAEGV
- a CDS encoding AraC family transcriptional regulator; this translates as MIYLVGTFIALFLAAIALTKKGRTTADLLLGIWMIVVGLHVFSYYSYLTQLIYSYPAFLGSNFPLPFLHGPLLFLYTLALTRPEQFQSKRWLLHGILPLSIIALYAPFWSLSAEQKVVVFKQEGRGYEGVMEISSLLLTSSGIFYVVATHYLLQKHRKRILNQFSNQEKINLNWLRFLFYAMGLIWFFIIFLHNDPLIFSSSSVFVVLIGYFGIKQTGIFTHLPIPLESPSSTPELALQLAEVEVEETNSDLQRKKYAKSGLNEERANELRERLEELMLVERLFIEPELTLTDLANRLDTHPNYLSQVINEIEGINFYDYINHLRVEEFKRLLLLPENQRFTLLAIAYGCGFNSKSAFNRCFKKTTGLSPSEYVKQLKAVYK
- a CDS encoding N-acetylmuramoyl-L-alanine amidase, with product MLNTFKIGLLLGWITFCSFTFKSDSDGSIDVIVLDAGHGGKDTGAKGKISKEKDIVLDITMRLARKIKLEMPEVKIILTRASDKFVDLSERSNIANRRKADLFISIHCNSLPKNKKSPAGTETFVMGLHKSDENLEVAKRENSSILLEQNYEERYKGFNPNSPLAYIMLANRQNAYIASSLSFAGKIERQFQKYADRNSRGVKQAGFMVLWQTAMPSVLVEAGFISHAQEEKYLNSDDGQDEIAEAIFRAFKQYKQEVEDR
- a CDS encoding MlaD family protein; this encodes MKISKEAKVGLMAIVALSMLYFGFNFLKGADFFSSKYRYFVVYDNVGSLQPSNPIKLNGVQVGQVKSTELMTDRGNKVLVTLEIQKNVLLTQGSKVMLTSELLGGSALMLQIATGGKQLQQGDTLMADSEKGIQALLQEQALPVVKNADSLIINLNRIVKQFDQTGYVLNKLLTTTDQTASGINATIAQNRQAIAATLANVNALSASLIETEKSFKPILGNLKTTTDSLKALRLGETIAQANSAVATLQKSLTALEQGQGTAGKLLKDQTLYDNINRTIVSVNKLMTNFRQYPKRYVNVSVFGKKDKGPADSPADTTLKY
- a CDS encoding Dabb family protein, with the translated sequence MAQSSSDKVLRHVVLFKFKDGTTAEQVKKVEDAFRKLPTQIKEIKGFEWGTNNSPEGHDQGFTHCFFLTFASEADRAVYLPHPDHKAFGKVLGPYLDKVLVVDYWTQK
- a CDS encoding DUF2683 family protein, translating into MESIIVYPKNEQQTSLLKSLLKEMKVRFEIGNDDPTTALSESEFIAKIDKSIQQAEAGKTKHISKDEQKKFLGL